GGAATGAATACTAGTGtctgataattttttttttccttttaaccCAAAAGTGGGCGACATTTCTGAAAAGCGGTGTTATCTTGGTATTTTTCATGCAAGGTTTGTTTGAATTTAcaacattgtattttttcaataGGGATATAATGGAGTGGTCTGCTCTAACATCAGGGACATTTCTCACGTAAGTGTTCAGCAATAATGCCGTAACGCAAACGCTAGCTGTACTGTGTCTGTGAACATTGCGTCAAGGAAAATTGCTGCCTTGAAATTTCCCACAAAGGCCGCATTGTGAGTTTTGTAAACGATTCTTTAAATGAGATTGATTGTTTTGACCGTGTTTTGATCAAATGTTAATTTTCTAAACATGTCTTGAAAGTTCCCAAACTACTCCACAATAATGTTGACACTGACTTGtcaaaatgtgaatatttcatctctttaaaaaaaatctagatgCGAATTAATGCGACTGTCTTGAAATTTCTCGCACACCTCAAAGCGgtgttgtttgtgttgccatggttaccGCTCGGCATTGTTCGTCCAAACAAAGTGGACAATCGCAAGCTCCGGGGCAGCATGCCTGCGCTCAGCTTGTGTGTCAGTGCCTCCCGCTGGTTAAAAGCAGCAGTAATGGCGCTCAGTGGGAGGAAGAGCTGTGGGATTGTTGACGGACTCAGCAAGGAGGCCGGCGCGTTCGGAATAATTATTGTAATCGCTCGTTTTCATAACTCCCCCGCCGATAAGTGATGTCATGTCATGACGAAGTTTGCCTGTGTTAGCGCGTTAGCTCAATTTTTTTGCTCTGCTTTCAGAGAGCCGTGGCAAAATCGGGCATAATAGTACTTGAAATGTGGCTGCTGAACTGCAAAATATGGCCTTTTGTGCTCAGTTGTCACTCGTGATTCCACGCCCCGCTCAGCTCGTGCCACGCCCCCactaaaggtaaaaaaaaacaataacggTCAAAAGTACCCAACTCCCACAGAAGATTTGAAAAgacctgaaaaaaaagaggcgaatctgaaaaaacaagttgaacttgaaaaaaaaggtgaatgtgaaaatataaaacatgcaactgaaaaaaaagacctcaAATCTTGAAAACTAAATTGAGGCGAAACCTGAAAatagtttattaaaaaaaaagaccaaggcgaagcaaaactattttcaactcgaaaaaactttcaaataagtatttttatttttaatacattgttttatttttcaagtctTAAACTCAGCAcgtttattttcagatttaaggtttgttttttttcaagtacgAGTATTGTTTTTTCAAGTACAAAACGTTTGACCCCAATCTATAATCTGTCGTAATGGCATGCCGGAAATGTGGACACACATGTTCCAGCTACAAAAACTGAGACAATACATATTGTTCCCACCCGGGAGGGCATAACGAGGCAACAGCACAAAGAATATCATATGGCTTCCAAGTCCCGCATTGTCGCCGGTTTACCTTCATAGGAGCACAAAATCCAGCGGTGTGGACTAGTGGTCAAGAATGCAGCCTGTGACCCAAAAGTATCATAATGACAGCTGCTTCCAAAAACCTGTGAGAAATGTCAGGTTAAACAGGCAGAGGACTCTCAAAAATCTCATTAAAATGATCAATCAAAAAACCATTTGGTAAATTAGTGTTAATCATTATCTATCTAAATTTAATATTTGGAAGCCTAGTCGAGTCGAACCGGCTTGAAATTGGCTGACGGAGACGCAGCCTTTACTTTTGAGGCTTTTCTGTGAGCTTTTGTCGCGTTTGGAGGAGCGCTCATTTTAACAATAGAGATGTCCAGTCGGCGTCCAGAGGAAGCTTGTAGTGTACAGGAAAAAGAGGTGGAGTCCAGCGCGAGGAAACAGCTTGAAAACAAGCTGACGCCTCGCTCGGGCTGTGGAACCTGATCACGATTTTGCCAGCTCTGTGGCGTCTCTGACTACGCGCTGAGATTATTTCTTTTGGCAGTTTTAAGGGACTTTGGCAGCGCGCCTTGACCGTCGGGAAGGCCaagaaagaacattttgggAAGGTGGGTGAGTTTACAGGCTTTGCAGTGAGTTATGCGCTCAGGGGCTTTATCTAGTGGCCACCCTGTGGAAGTAGCTTTTGTTGCCTCTGTgacactgaaacaaacaaaatatagcAACTTATCACAATATCTATCTATACTAtagatctatctatctatctataatATAGATAGATATTGTGATATAGATTCTATATCTACATGCACAGTAGTGGTGTACGTTGAAATTTGCACGTGTGCGTCTACATCAGCTGGCGTCATGGCTCTACTGGACTTCCTGCGCTGGAGAGCTGCCACACTACTGCTCCTGTGTAAGTGATATATTGCTTGTTTTGCTCCTGATAACTATTGTCCGGTGTTCTGGACGTCATGTAATAGGCACACTTAATTTGCTCCACCCTGTAGCCAGTAATCACCATTTTGTGTGCAGTGACATGATGTTCCTTCATGTGTGTAGTTGTCGCCGGGTTGGACTGCATATCGGTGCACATCCCCAACGATGAGCCCATGTACGTCATCCCGGACTCTACCCTGGTCCTCCGCGCCCACATCCAGTACGGCTCTCCGGACGAGCTGACGGGCGTCACCTGGGAGCGGCGGCCCGAGAGCGGCGTCCCCGATGGGCGGGCCGCGCTGGCCACCTGCCCCGGGGGGAGCCCCCCGCAACCTGTCCAATGCACCGTCACCCGGCCCAACGTGCGCGCCAGCCTGGAGGAGCAGGCCAGCGTCCTGCACGTTAGCCATTTTGCAAAAGCTGACGCGGGAATCTATGCTGTCACCGTGATGAGTAAGGCCGGACAATCCAGCACGGCACTCGTTATCGTCCGAGAATACGGTGAGTCATTgcaccatttttaaaaatagattttgattgattgattgatggtGCGCTTCATTTCTGATTTCCTTTCTCTGATGAAAAGGGGCAAATCCAACCTCACCTTTTGCTCTTTGTGTCTATGTGGGTGGCGCAGAGGCGGTGCACCACGTGTCGGTGAGCATCAACGTGTCACACTCGTCGCTGGTGTGCGGCGAGGCATGGGGCACGGAGCCTCAGTTCAGCTGGCTGCACGAGCGTGACGCCGTCACCGGCAGCGTGGGCCGCGTATCCCCCGACGGCGCCACCCTGGTGGTCACCAAGGTGCCCATTTGCGGCCACTTCACCTGCGTGGTCAGCAACAAGCTGGGCTACAGCTCTGCCACCTACACGGCCGGTACGGGAATACGTTTTCAATTCAGAGTGAAGACGAGTGTTGGCAAAGgaaaatatcaaaacattCTTAACTTTCAGACATGGTGTGACGGGGCTTTGATTATGAATATATTCTTGTCATATGTtataatgtgaaaaaaaatttggTTGATTTTGAAAGAGGTCATTTAGGCTGATTAATTGGTTAGGTCTTGCTGACCTGATGGGGACCCGAAAAGTGGCGGCAATCCATTTCAGtccttcctttttcctttcctttcattCATCCCACCCTTGTTTTgttcctcccttccttccaaCCAATCTGGACAGccatgtcaattttttttgtttcccccctGTTGCACAGCACCTTGTGAATCAGGCGGCATCAGTGGATCGACGGTGGCTGTCATTTGTCTGGTGGTGCTGCAGATCTTAGGAGCAGGCCTGGCATTTCTACTCTGGaggtacacacacattcataacTTTTGGGTTTGGGTCAAAATTAAAACTAATCGTCCAAGCCAGACGTGCAAGACGCGGCAGTGGAGGATTTCAGTTtgctatttttgtgtgtgcttgtacctgctttcttttttttccccttcccaGACGCTACCGAAACAGGAACCGAGGAGACAGGCTGCGAGAACATTTGGACGACAATATTTAAACAGCGCCAAAAGGGAGTACAGGAAATGTGCATAATTAATTTGAGGAAGTTTTTCTATTGTCTCCAGCAGGACTTGTTCTATAATATCACGTGTATAGTCTTGAACTACACTGCCCCCTGCTGGGTCACATGTGAAACTGCGTGTTGAAGCCAATCAGTCATCCGGAACACTAAATAGAACACCTGAAACGCTTGTACATATATAACACACACCAAAGTAGAAAATtgcagttattttaaaaaaaagatgcgaTGTGGAAATTCTCGACTCCTTCTCTGAAAAATAAAGCAGAAATGTTTCTAAGgtcttttgtgtttgaatacaTTGAGAGAAGAATGTATTTGCTTGTTATTAAGGTTTCAAAATGTCCAGAGTGCATTTTTTAAGAGCGTGACGATAGATGAGACAACCTTGGTTGTCATAGCAACCGCCAGTCCTGTTTATGCCTCTTTTTTAGTCAGTCCAGTTTGTGCcagtttttttgcaaaaagttACGGGCAGCAAGAGAATTGACAAAGAAGCCACCAGAGTGACAGTTTGCTTCCAGGTCCtatgaaggattttttttttttcccaaataaacaaataaaaaaaataaacatgtatatttgtatttcatttttgcacaCAATAACAAGTTACATAAGacaatgcaaaataaacacatttataaatgcattttaatcCACCAATTTTGAACGTATACTCACCTAATCGTCATGCTGCGCAACATCGATGGTTTATTGCGTGTTACTGGCAGGCCATTCTCTTCAcatattgaaaatattgacTTTATGCAATATGGATGCTGCCTTTGCCAATTTGCACCAAGTAATTAAAACCGTGACGTGCTTATCACCAATTTATTGCAACCAATTAAGTtccattttttgttcaatgGTGATTTTGCTCCTAACATTTGAAGACATCAGCTTTTTAATACTTGCTTTGTCGAAATAGGTTTGTTCCCCTTTGACTTAAAATATAGGAGTTGAATCAGTATTTCTCCTGCAGCTCTTTTGTGTAATTTATCTATTCACAGAAGCATCTGAGTTCTTAGTTTAAGAACAGAGAATGACTATTTAGGCCAA
This DNA window, taken from Syngnathus acus chromosome 16, fSynAcu1.2, whole genome shotgun sequence, encodes the following:
- the si:dkeyp-97a10.2 gene encoding uncharacterized protein si:dkeyp-97a10.2 isoform X2, with amino-acid sequence MQAGVMALLDFLRWRAATLLLLFVAGLDCISVHIPNDEPMYVIPDSTLVLRAHIQYGSPDELTGVTWERRPESGVPDGRAALATCPGGSPPQPVQCTVTRPNVRASLEEQASVLHVSHFAKADAGIYAVTVMSKAGQSSTALVIVREYEAVHHVSVSINVSHSSLVCGEAWGTEPQFSWLHERDAVTGSVGRVSPDGATLVVTKVPICGHFTCVVSNKLGYSSATYTAAPCESGGISGSTVAVICLVVLQILGAGLAFLLWRRYRNRNRGDRLREHLDDNI
- the si:dkeyp-97a10.2 gene encoding uncharacterized protein si:dkeyp-97a10.2 isoform X3, translated to MALLDFLRWRAATLLLLFVAGLDCISVHIPNDEPMYVIPDSTLVLRAHIQYGSPDELTGVTWERRPESGVPDGRAALATCPGGSPPQPVQCTVTRPNVRASLEEQASVLHVSHFAKADAGIYAVTVMSKAGQSSTALVIVREYEAVHHVSVSINVSHSSLVCGEAWGTEPQFSWLHERDAVTGSVGRVSPDGATLVVTKVPICGHFTCVVSNKLGYSSATYTAAPCESGGISGSTVAVICLVVLQILGAGLAFLLWRRYRNRNRGDRLREHLDDNI
- the si:dkeyp-97a10.2 gene encoding uncharacterized protein si:dkeyp-97a10.2 isoform X1 — translated: MQVVVYVEICTCASTSAGVMALLDFLRWRAATLLLLFVAGLDCISVHIPNDEPMYVIPDSTLVLRAHIQYGSPDELTGVTWERRPESGVPDGRAALATCPGGSPPQPVQCTVTRPNVRASLEEQASVLHVSHFAKADAGIYAVTVMSKAGQSSTALVIVREYEAVHHVSVSINVSHSSLVCGEAWGTEPQFSWLHERDAVTGSVGRVSPDGATLVVTKVPICGHFTCVVSNKLGYSSATYTAAPCESGGISGSTVAVICLVVLQILGAGLAFLLWRRYRNRNRGDRLREHLDDNI